One Pseudomonadota bacterium DNA window includes the following coding sequences:
- a CDS encoding ATP-binding cassette domain-containing protein, which translates to MALISMQDVSWGLGGTPLLDKVSLQIEKGERICLLGRNGVGKSSLIKLINGSLLQDSGEIRFQQGATTAILEQEVPCQSEGSVFDMVALGLGHKGETLIQYRRLSDNLVTDNPEHLSLYETLQHQMDAANGWVLAPQIEDLLARAGLDPELDFASLSAGMKRRTMLCRAMIRQPDILLLDEPTNHLDIDTIVWMEDYIAKNVQTLLFVSHDRAFVKRIANRILELDRGRLISYACNYDTYLKRREEDAQSEANQNRRFDKKLSAEEVWIRQGIKARRTRNEGRVRALQKLREAFRARRAQIGRANMKTQDVERSGKLVIEAKEILFSYADVPYIKGFSTVIMRGDKIGLIGPNGSGKTTLLKILLNEIAPDSGSIRHGTKLQVAYFDQLRLLLDENKTVVQNIGEGNDFIEFNGQNRHVISYLQDFLFPPERSRTPVHILSGGEKNRLLLAKMFAKPANLLVMDEPTNDLDAETLELLEDLLLDYTGTLLLVSHDRSFLNNVVTSTFAFEGNGTVREYPGGYDDWLAQRQVIESLPKQENKTSKPRVLKNKPEKPRKLGFKEQRDLEIMPRVIDELETEQKQLFANMSDPAFYKKDKVEIDAITKRLKVIETEILAAYKRWEKLDAIAGALE; encoded by the coding sequence ATGGCGTTAATCAGCATGCAGGATGTGAGTTGGGGCCTGGGAGGTACACCATTACTCGACAAAGTAAGCCTGCAAATTGAAAAGGGCGAACGTATCTGCCTGCTCGGGCGAAACGGTGTAGGCAAATCGAGCCTGATCAAGCTTATAAACGGCAGTCTGTTGCAAGACAGCGGAGAAATCAGATTCCAGCAGGGTGCGACCACAGCTATTTTAGAGCAGGAAGTACCCTGCCAATCCGAAGGCTCTGTTTTCGATATGGTAGCTCTTGGCTTGGGACATAAAGGCGAAACTCTTATCCAGTACCGCCGCTTATCCGACAACCTTGTGACAGATAACCCTGAGCACCTTTCCCTGTACGAAACGCTACAGCATCAGATGGATGCTGCCAATGGATGGGTGTTGGCACCTCAAATCGAAGATTTGCTGGCGCGTGCAGGGCTTGATCCAGAATTGGATTTTGCCTCTCTTTCCGCAGGCATGAAACGCCGTACAATGCTTTGCCGTGCCATGATCCGGCAACCCGATATACTTCTTTTGGACGAACCCACCAACCATCTGGATATCGACACTATCGTCTGGATGGAGGACTATATTGCCAAAAACGTTCAAACCTTGCTCTTTGTATCCCATGACCGGGCATTTGTAAAAAGAATCGCAAACCGCATTCTTGAGCTGGATCGAGGCCGCTTGATCTCCTACGCCTGCAATTATGATACTTATTTAAAACGCAGAGAAGAAGATGCCCAAAGCGAGGCAAACCAAAACAGGCGATTCGACAAAAAGCTTTCGGCAGAAGAGGTCTGGATTCGCCAGGGCATAAAAGCCCGCCGGACAAGAAACGAAGGACGCGTTCGTGCTTTACAAAAATTGCGGGAAGCTTTTCGGGCGCGCCGGGCACAAATTGGCCGTGCGAACATGAAGACCCAGGATGTCGAACGAAGTGGCAAGCTGGTCATCGAAGCCAAAGAAATTTTATTTTCTTATGCCGATGTGCCATATATCAAGGGTTTTAGCACTGTAATTATGAGAGGGGATAAAATAGGGCTTATTGGTCCCAATGGTTCGGGTAAAACCACCCTGCTTAAAATACTGCTTAACGAAATCGCTCCGGATAGTGGCAGTATCCGTCACGGCACCAAGCTTCAGGTAGCCTATTTTGATCAATTGCGACTTTTGCTTGATGAAAACAAAACCGTAGTTCAAAATATTGGCGAAGGAAATGATTTTATAGAATTTAATGGACAAAACCGCCATGTGATTTCCTATCTTCAGGATTTTTTATTTCCTCCCGAACGTTCTCGTACACCGGTACACATCCTTTCCGGTGGTGAAAAAAATCGCCTGCTGCTTGCAAAGATGTTTGCCAAACCGGCCAATTTACTTGTTATGGATGAGCCAACAAACGATCTGGATGCAGAAACACTGGAGCTTTTAGAAGATCTGCTGTTAGACTACACAGGAACCCTTTTGCTTGTAAGCCATGACCGTAGCTTTTTAAATAACGTGGTCACAAGCACTTTTGCCTTTGAGGGAAACGGCACAGTGCGTGAATACCCCGGTGGTTATGATGACTGGCTGGCCCAACGCCAGGTTATAGAGTCTTTACCCAAACAGGAAAATAAAACATCAAAGCCCCGTGTTTTAAAAAACAAACCGGAAAAACCCCGCAAACTGGGATTTAAGGAGCAACGGGACTTAGAAATCATGCCACGGGTAATCGACGAATTGGAAACTGAACAAAAGCAGCTTTTCGCCAATATGTCAGATCCGGCTTTTTACAAAAAAGATAAAGTTGAAATCGATGCCATTACAAAACGCCTGAAAGTAATTGAGACGGAAATCTTAGCTGCTTATAAGCGCTGGGAAAAGCTGGATGCCATTGCCGGGGCTTTGGAATAG